The following proteins are co-located in the Trichomycterus rosablanca isolate fTriRos1 chromosome 14, fTriRos1.hap1, whole genome shotgun sequence genome:
- the LOC134327025 gene encoding zinc finger protein 239-like, whose translation MSRGPNVARRPYNAQVWLRVWKQFFSSDGQKPYQCSQCGKSFITQSNLKEHQCIHTGEKPYQCSQCGKSFNRQSNLKIHQRIHTGEKPYQCLQCGKSFNRQSDLKIHQRIHTGEKPYQCSQCGKSFNRQSNLKIHQRIHTEEKPYQCLQCGKSFNRQTDVKKHQRIHTGEKPYQCSQCGKSFNRQSDFKIHQRIHTGEKPYQCSQCGKSFSCQRYLKEHQRIHTGEKPYQCSKCGKSFTQQSNLKLHQRIHTGEKSYQCSQCGKSFITQSNLKIHQRIHTGE comes from the coding sequence tggacaaaaaccgtatcagtgctcacagtgtgggaagagttttattacacagagtaatcttaaagaacaccagtgcattcacactggagagaaaccgtatcagtgctcacagtgtgggaagagttttaatagacagagtaatcttaaaatacaccagcgcattcacactggagagaaaccatatcaatgcttacagtgtggaaagagttttaatagacagagtgatcttaaaatacaccagcgcattcacactggagaaaaaccgtatcagtgctcacagtgtggaaagagttttaatagacagagtaatcttaaaatacaccagcgcattcacactgaagagaaaccatatcagtgcttacagtgtggaaagagttttaatagacagactgatgtcaaaaaacaccagcgcattcacactggagagaaaccgtatcaatgctcacagtgtggaaagagttttaatagacagagtgattttaaaatacaccagcgcattcacaccggagagaaaccgtatcagtgctcacagtgtggaaagagttttagttGTCAACGTTatctcaaagaacaccagcgcattcacactggagagaaaccatatcagtgctcaaagtgtggaaagagttttactcaacagagtaatctcaaattacaccagcgcattcacactggagagaaatcgtatcagtgctcacagtgtggaaagagttttattacacagagtaatcttaaaatacaccagcgcattcacactggagag